The genomic region GCAGGACTACACCGAAGCCCGCGTCCTCTCCCTAAAAAAGGAAACGAAGTACCGTCAGCCTTACGTCCTGCGTGTCGACAACGGTCAGGGCGAGGTTCAGGGGCAGGGCCAGGTCAAGATGGTGAAGGCGACCGACAGCCTCACCATCCAGATGACAGAGTTCGAGGCGCGAAAGATGGCCCTGGTCATTCAGGACTATATCGCTCAGTGGGAAACGATCAACTTCCGCAAGCGTCAGGACGCGCGGACGGTGACGTTTACGCCCAGCCAGGAAGATCACCGCAAGCGCGACCACGCTCTCGCGGCCTAGTTTGAGATCATCAAAAGAAACGGGGAGGCATTCGCGATGGAAATCGCGAATGCCTCCCCGTTTTTTCTTGACAAACGCCCTGCGATGCTTCTACTATATTCCTCTATGGAAGAACACAAAACCCCTTGGAAAACCGTGGGCAGCCGCGAAGTCTACGTTAACCCCTGGATCCGCATCCGCGAAGATCATGTCATCCGTCCCGACGACAAGCCCGGCATCTACGGCGTCGTCGAGTTTCAAAACTACGCGCTCGGCATCGTGCCCGTCGCCGATAACGGCGACACATGGCTCGTGGGACAGTGGCGCTATCCGCTGGACCTTTACTCCTGGGAGATCCCGGAGGGCGGGGGACCGCTGAGCATCCCGCTGATCGACAGCGCGAAGCGTGAGCTGCACGAAGAAGTGGGTTTGGCCGCCGCCGAATGGATCGATCTAGGCCTGTTCCATCTGTCCAACTCCGTAACCAATGAAGCAGGACGCGTGTTCCTGGCGCTAGGATTGACGGAGGGCGACGCCGAGCCCGAAGGGGATGAAGTGCTTCAGATCTGGCGTCTGCCGCTCACGGAGGCGTACGCGATGGCGATGGATGGTCGGATTACAGATGGGGTGAGTATTATCGGACTGACGCGGGCGGTGGAGTATTTGCAAACCCACCCCGGCCCT from Capsulimonas corticalis harbors:
- a CDS encoding NUDIX domain-containing protein; the encoded protein is MEEHKTPWKTVGSREVYVNPWIRIREDHVIRPDDKPGIYGVVEFQNYALGIVPVADNGDTWLVGQWRYPLDLYSWEIPEGGGPLSIPLIDSAKRELHEEVGLAAAEWIDLGLFHLSNSVTNEAGRVFLALGLTEGDAEPEGDEVLQIWRLPLTEAYAMAMDGRITDGVSIIGLTRAVEYLQTHPGPSGHPSHQAGKGW